TCCCCCCAGCCGGAACGGTCCTCGCCGGACCGGGCGAGCACCGGCCAGGATTCTCCCGCTGGCAGGATGAATGACATCCCCCAGGGCGTTCACGACCACCAGCGCGCCCACGGTGGCCCCGCCCCCCACCTCGAAGCTGGCGCTGCCGATCCCGGACTTGGTGGCACTGCCCAGGCCGAGCAACTTGCCAACCGTGGCGCCCATGCCGGCGCCGGCGTTCCCCTCCCGCGGCGGATCGGGTGAGGCCGCCCGGCAGGCAGCATAGCCCATGGCGGCATCGGGCCGGATGTCAGCCCGCCCCAGGGCCAGATCGAAGATCACTGCCGCCGGGACGATCGGGACCCGAACCAGCCGCACATCAAATCCGATTCGCCGCTCCTCCAGGTAACGCACCACACCGGAGGCCGCATCCAACCCAAATGCCGAACCCCCGGTGAGCAGGACGGCGTGAGCCCTCTGTACAAGATGCATCGGCCGCAGCAGGTCGGTCTCACGCGTCCCTGGCGCGCCGCCCCGCTGCGACACCCCGCCGACAGCGCCGCGGGGGCACAGGATGACCGTGCACCCGGTCAGCGCCTGCGGATCGTCGGCCTGACCCACCTGGATCCCCGCCACATCCGTGAGCGTGCCCTGGCGTCCCATTCTCTTCTCCCGAAGCAGGTCGGCCGAGCACCTCTCGGACCGGCGAGCCTCTCTATCCTGCCTGCACTCTGAAGGCCAGCCTCCCCTCGCCAGCACCTGGCGGTTTGGGGGGCCCGGCCGTTGTGCTAGCGAATCCCGCTGTCCATCATGAGGGTCACCTCGGTCCACCCCCCGGCCACGACCACGATCTCGACCGGGGTGGCCCACGGAAAAGGTCCCCCGTCAGCCGCCAGTGCCAGCACCTGGTAGCGCCCCTCAGGCACAGCAAGGATGAACTCTCCGTCTCCGTCGGCCGCGCCGCGTGCCACGATCTTGCCGGCTGCGTCGGTCACTTCCAGACGTGCTGGAACCGGCTGATCCGGGCACGTCTCCCCCGCCTGGACCACCGGGCAGGCGGGCCCGACGAGCACACGGCCACGCACACCGGTGTCCGGCTGCACCTGCCCTGGGCCGCATCCCGGAAGGATGCCAACCGCCGTCAGGCAAACCCACACGCCAAGGGTGCGCAGGGACGATCGGCGAACCAGGGCGGTCATCCGGCGGCTTTGTAGCCAAAGCGGCGCAACAGCGCCTTGCGCTCGGCAGCCTCCGCCGGGGTTTCGACCCCTTGCGTCCGCATGCCATCAATCACACCCAGGACGCCCCGGCCTTGCTCGGTCTCGGCAACGATCACCTGGACCGGGTTGGCCGTAGCGCAGAAAACCTGGCAGACCTCCGGCACGGCCTTGACCGCATTGAGGACATTGATCGGATAGGCATTCCCCAGAATCAGCACGAACACATGCCCGGCCGAGAGGGCCAGGGCGTTCTTGACAGCCAGGGCCTGCAGGTCGTCGGCCGTGCCGCTGGCGCGCACCAGTGCCGGCCCCGAGGCTTCGCAGAACGCCAGGCCGAATTGAACTCCGGGGACGGCGTTGACCATGGCCTCATGCAGATCTTCGACCGTCTTGATGAAATGGGACTGTCCGAGAATCACGTTCGCCGTTTCCGGCTTCTCGATCGCCACCAGGCTCAGGTCCATCTCTGCCTCCTGCCCCTCAGCCTGATTCTAGCCCAAGCCGGTGGTGTGGGCCCCTGGCAGGGCAATCCGAAGCTGGCGTCTAGGGCGTGGCGTTCGGCTCCGGCGTGGCGCTCGGCTCCGGCGTGGCGCTGGGCTCCACGGTTTCCGTGGGCGGCAGGGTGGAGGTGAACGTCGGCGCCAACGTCGGCACTGGCGTCAGGGTGGGCAGCTCCGGCGAATGAAAGCGGAGCACCTTGTCCTGGTCGTCCCAACTGGATTGGCGGCTGACGACCTCAATGAACGTTTGCCCGGGTTTAAGCCCCAGCAGCTCACCGTCTTCCGTCCGCAGGCTCAGATTCCCGGCCTCCGTCGACCACTGCACCGGGAACTGCATTCCGTCGCGAAACAGCCAGCCCGGCTGGCCCGTCCGGTTGAGCAGATCGATCTCGAGGATTGTCCCTGCCACGTTTTCAAAATGATGGTTGGCAAAGAGGATCAGTACGTTCTCGAAGGCCAGCTGCTGGCCGGTCAGCCGATCGACTGCCGGAACCAGGATTCCGGTGTCATCCGCTCGATCCTGAGAGCGCAGGTAGGCGCCTCGCTCGGGGGCATACTCCCAGCCGACGTGATCGTAGCGGTTGTAAATGATCCGCAGCGCGGGCGCCGGGCTGCCGCCGGCGGGGGTCTCGCGCCTGAACAGCAGGCTGGCATGCTCCTGCGGGCTGACCGCAAGCATCGGCAGTGACCTCAGGTCGTCCAGCGTCAGCCCGGCGCTGTTGACATCCTGGGAGTTGGCGGCGAAGACCCCCACCCGGTTGGTCAACAGCGGGCGGACTTCGGCGGAGGCGCCGCGCGTGATCAGCGTCGCCTCCGGGAAGAGCACCTTGATATCCTCATACACCACGCGTCCTGAGCGAATCGGCGCAATGACATATCCATAGGGATTGTCGCTCGGCCGCTCCGCCAGGATCTGCTCGACCTCCGCCAGATAGTCGCCGTAGAACACCGCCAGAAACCGGCTCATCCCCTGCCCGATCGAGATCTCCCACACGATCGACGCCAGCGACAGGCCAGACTGCGGGCGGGCAGAGACCGGGAAGTTGGTCACCGAGACCAGCAGCGGAGCC
The sequence above is drawn from the Anaerolineales bacterium genome and encodes:
- a CDS encoding P1 family peptidase — translated: MGRQGTLTDVAGIQVGQADDPQALTGCTVILCPRGAVGGVSQRGGAPGTRETDLLRPMHLVQRAHAVLLTGGSAFGLDAASGVVRYLEERRIGFDVRLVRVPIVPAAVIFDLALGRADIRPDAAMGYAACRAASPDPPREGNAGAGMGATVGKLLGLGSATKSGIGSASFEVGGGATVGALVVVNALGDVIHPASGRILAGARPVRRGPFRLGGEGPYADSLRWMRSPGGRLALRMLGGANTVIGVVATDVKLTKEQANFVAEMAQDGIARCIRPAHTLYDGDTLFALSTGNRRGDASAVGAFAAEAVAEAIQRAVLSAEPAGGLPAARQLLDPS
- a CDS encoding adenosine-specific kinase, which gives rise to MDLSLVAIEKPETANVILGQSHFIKTVEDLHEAMVNAVPGVQFGLAFCEASGPALVRASGTADDLQALAVKNALALSAGHVFVLILGNAYPINVLNAVKAVPEVCQVFCATANPVQVIVAETEQGRGVLGVIDGMRTQGVETPAEAAERKALLRRFGYKAAG
- a CDS encoding DUF3048 domain-containing protein: WAAAICPQTIGLLLVFLLPACARLDPQPPTPTAVSPTWTAPATLSATSSPTASPTALPAAIGPAYLPGFNPLTGLPVRDAATLQQAPLLVSVTNFPVSARPQSGLSLASIVWEISIGQGMSRFLAVFYGDYLAEVEQILAERPSDNPYGYVIAPIRSGRVVYEDIKVLFPEATLITRGASAEVRPLLTNRVGVFAANSQDVNSAGLTLDDLRSLPMLAVSPQEHASLLFRRETPAGGSPAPALRIIYNRYDHVGWEYAPERGAYLRSQDRADDTGILVPAVDRLTGQQLAFENVLILFANHHFENVAGTILEIDLLNRTGQPGWLFRDGMQFPVQWSTEAGNLSLRTEDGELLGLKPGQTFIEVVSRQSSWDDQDKVLRFHSPELPTLTPVPTLAPTFTSTLPPTETVEPSATPEPSATPEPNATP